From Candidatus Binatia bacterium, the proteins below share one genomic window:
- a CDS encoding glycosyltransferase yields MHICLMNSASGWGGGERMFLELGEGFLAAGHAVTLVCRPGSALAARAAGNVETCELRCRSDFDIGSLRAVHALLRRRRSAALLCNWGRDCVLGGLAARLRGVPAIRVKAMEDTRPNLRNRIIYGGLLSGVVSVSRAVDSGLTAVGVPPERRYVVYNGIAVRPPAIDRAAARARFDLAAGDFAAAFTGRLVPEKGVDLLPSIVAAVRAAGVPLRLLLAGDGPLRGAVEGAVAAAGLADCVAFLGFVDDPLTVLRAADAAIMPSRTEAFPVAALEALAMQVPLVACAAGGLAEIVTHERSGLLVPVGDVRALAAQLVRLYRETGVGQRLAAGGAARAAELSRERMIDRYLEIVRALSRRA; encoded by the coding sequence ATGCACATTTGCCTGATGAACTCGGCCTCCGGCTGGGGTGGGGGCGAGCGGATGTTCCTCGAGCTGGGCGAGGGATTCCTTGCTGCCGGTCATGCCGTGACGCTCGTTTGCCGACCGGGTAGCGCGCTGGCGGCGCGCGCGGCGGGAAACGTCGAGACCTGTGAACTGCGATGCAGGAGCGATTTCGATATCGGCTCGCTGCGGGCGGTTCACGCCCTGCTGCGCCGGCGCCGGTCGGCCGCACTGCTGTGCAACTGGGGGCGCGACTGTGTGCTCGGCGGCCTTGCCGCCCGCCTGCGCGGTGTGCCCGCGATCCGCGTCAAGGCGATGGAGGATACGCGTCCGAACCTGCGGAACCGGATCATCTACGGCGGGCTGCTCTCGGGGGTCGTTTCCGTGTCGCGGGCCGTCGACTCCGGACTCACCGCGGTCGGCGTGCCGCCGGAACGCCGGTACGTCGTCTACAACGGCATTGCCGTGCGCCCACCGGCGATCGATCGTGCCGCCGCGCGGGCCCGGTTCGACCTTGCCGCCGGGGATTTCGCGGCCGCGTTCACCGGCCGCCTGGTGCCGGAGAAGGGCGTCGATCTGCTGCCGTCGATCGTGGCCGCGGTGCGAGCCGCGGGCGTACCGCTGCGTTTGCTGCTGGCCGGTGACGGACCGCTGCGCGGTGCCGTCGAGGGTGCCGTCGCGGCGGCGGGTCTGGCCGATTGCGTCGCCTTCCTCGGCTTCGTCGACGATCCACTGACGGTCCTGCGCGCCGCCGACGCGGCGATCATGCCGTCACGCACCGAGGCCTTTCCGGTCGCCGCGCTCGAAGCGCTGGCTATGCAGGTGCCCCTGGTGGCGTGCGCCGCCGGCGGACTCGCGGAGATCGTCACCCACGAACGGTCGGGCCTGCTCGTCCCCGTCGGCGACGTCCGCGCTCTTGCCGCCCAGCTCGTCCGTCTGTACCGCGAGACAGGTGTGGGGCAACGTCTGGCCGCGGGCGGTGCGGCCCGCGCCGCGGAACTGTCGCGAGAACGGATGATCGATCGCTACCTGGAGATCGTCCGAGCCCTGTCGCGTCGCGCGTGA
- a CDS encoding Zn-dependent alcohol dehydrogenase yields the protein MRGAVYVGDPQALVIEELKPNPPGPRDVVVEIGASGVCHSDLSLMRGYVPTPPGMVLGHEGAGRVVEVGAEVSRVKKGDRVVASFVPACGACWHCLREESQLCESESEIGMQLRGLRGDGSPFFTMTGLGTFSDVMTVNEASVVKVETDLPDAQLALIGCGVTTGVGAALNTARVRPGASVAVVGCGGVGQAVIQGARIAGAGRIIAIDPQPLKRETARKLGATDVIDPSAGDPAEQVRALTGGRGADYAFEVIGLPETIVTTYMLARRGGEVIIVGMARVDAQFTLPAFDIFWNEKTVKGCKYGSAQVRSDFPRFVELIETHRLDISAMVSKTIKLEDVNDAFRAMEAGEVIRSVIV from the coding sequence ATGAGAGGTGCAGTCTACGTTGGCGATCCCCAGGCCCTGGTCATCGAGGAGTTGAAGCCGAATCCACCGGGACCGCGCGATGTCGTCGTCGAGATCGGAGCGAGCGGCGTGTGTCACTCGGACCTGTCGTTGATGCGCGGGTACGTACCGACGCCGCCGGGCATGGTGCTCGGCCACGAGGGTGCGGGCCGTGTCGTCGAGGTTGGCGCCGAAGTGTCGCGAGTGAAGAAGGGCGACCGTGTCGTTGCCTCGTTCGTGCCCGCCTGTGGTGCGTGCTGGCACTGCCTGCGCGAGGAGTCGCAGCTCTGCGAAAGTGAGAGCGAGATCGGCATGCAGTTGCGCGGCTTGCGCGGGGACGGAAGCCCGTTCTTCACCATGACCGGTTTGGGCACTTTCTCCGACGTGATGACGGTAAATGAGGCGTCGGTGGTAAAGGTCGAGACCGATCTGCCCGACGCGCAACTGGCGCTCATCGGCTGCGGCGTGACCACCGGTGTGGGTGCGGCATTGAACACGGCGCGGGTACGCCCGGGTGCGAGCGTCGCGGTAGTGGGTTGCGGCGGTGTCGGGCAGGCGGTGATTCAGGGGGCGCGCATCGCCGGCGCCGGCCGCATCATTGCGATCGATCCGCAGCCGCTGAAGCGGGAGACTGCCAGGAAGCTCGGGGCCACGGACGTCATCGATCCCTCGGCGGGCGACCCGGCGGAGCAGGTCAGGGCACTTACCGGCGGGCGCGGGGCCGATTACGCGTTCGAGGTGATCGGGCTTCCGGAAACCATCGTTACCACGTACATGCTGGCCCGCCGCGGCGGGGAAGTGATCATCGTCGGCATGGCCCGCGTTGATGCGCAATTCACGCTGCCCGCATTCGACATCTTCTGGAACGAGAAGACGGTGAAGGGCTGCAAGTATGGTTCGGCGCAGGTGCGGAGCGACTTCCCCCGCTTCGTCGAATTGATCGAAACGCACCGACTCGATATCTCGGCCATGGTGTCGAAGACGATCAAGCTCGAAGACGTGAACGACGCCTTCCGTGCCATGGAGGCCGGCGAGGTCATCCGCAGCGTTATCGTGTGA
- the cysS gene encoding cysteine--tRNA ligase translates to MSLYLHNTLTGRLEEFVPLVPGKVGMYVCGVTVYDRSHIGHARALVTFDVLFRYLRFTGYDVTFVRNFTDVDDKIIARAQSSGRAAIDVAEANIRAFAEDVEALGCLPPNLEPRATQHIDGMVALIGDLIARGLAYPVDGDVYYAVDRFPGYGKLAKRKLEDMVAGSRIEVDARKRHPADFALWKSSKPGEPAWDSPWGPGRPGWHIECSVMSTKYLGQPFDIHGGGTDLIFPHHENEIAQSEGAAGCAFARYWVHNGMVTINQEKMSKSLGNFMTVQEAAGRAGGEAVRLFVLGTHYRSPLDFAPERLDESARALTRLYETLARCDAATPTAAAAQPEAATLDAFRTAMDDDLNTARALGVVFETVRDINRLLDEGQLEAAATRRRAVGAIANVLGVGSTEPAAFLERAKRNYLDAASIDSAEIDALVAARVAARKARNFAEADRIRDDLKRRRIVLEDTPAGTIWKVER, encoded by the coding sequence ATGTCCCTATATCTCCACAACACTCTCACCGGCCGCCTCGAGGAGTTCGTGCCGCTCGTTCCCGGCAAGGTCGGCATGTACGTCTGCGGAGTCACCGTCTACGACCGCTCTCACATCGGCCACGCCCGCGCCCTCGTCACCTTCGACGTCCTGTTCCGCTACCTGCGTTTCACCGGCTACGACGTCACCTTCGTCCGCAATTTCACCGACGTCGACGATAAGATCATCGCCCGCGCGCAGAGCAGCGGCCGGGCGGCCATCGATGTCGCCGAAGCCAACATCCGCGCGTTTGCCGAAGACGTCGAAGCGCTGGGTTGCCTGCCGCCGAACCTCGAACCCCGGGCCACGCAACACATCGACGGCATGGTCGCGCTCATCGGCGATCTAATCGCCCGTGGACTGGCCTACCCGGTCGACGGCGACGTCTACTACGCCGTCGACCGGTTCCCCGGTTACGGCAAGCTCGCCAAACGCAAGCTCGAGGACATGGTCGCCGGCTCGCGCATCGAGGTCGATGCGCGCAAGCGTCATCCCGCCGACTTCGCTCTGTGGAAGAGCAGCAAGCCGGGCGAGCCGGCGTGGGACAGTCCCTGGGGCCCGGGCCGGCCCGGCTGGCACATCGAGTGCTCGGTCATGAGCACGAAATACCTCGGGCAGCCGTTCGACATTCACGGCGGCGGCACCGACCTCATCTTCCCGCACCACGAGAACGAGATCGCGCAGTCCGAGGGTGCCGCCGGTTGCGCCTTCGCCCGTTACTGGGTGCACAACGGCATGGTGACCATCAACCAGGAGAAGATGTCGAAATCGCTCGGCAACTTCATGACCGTGCAGGAGGCGGCCGGGCGCGCCGGCGGCGAGGCGGTGCGGCTCTTCGTGCTCGGCACCCACTATCGCAGCCCGCTCGATTTCGCCCCGGAACGGCTCGACGAGTCGGCCAGGGCACTGACGCGGCTCTACGAGACGCTCGCCCGCTGCGATGCCGCGACGCCCACGGCGGCAGCGGCGCAACCCGAGGCGGCGACGCTCGACGCCTTTCGCACCGCCATGGACGACGACCTCAACACGGCACGGGCGCTCGGCGTCGTCTTCGAGACGGTGCGGGACATCAATCGACTGCTCGACGAAGGACAACTCGAAGCGGCAGCGACCCGCCGGCGCGCCGTCGGCGCGATCGCCAACGTGCTCGGGGTCGGCAGCACCGAACCCGCCGCCTTCCTCGAGCGCGCCAAGCGGAACTACCTCGACGCCGCGTCCATCGACTCAGCAGAAATCGACGCGCTGGTCGCCGCCCGCGTCGCCGCGCGCAAGGCGCGCAACTTCGCCGAGGCCGACCGCATCCGCGACGACCTCAAGCGCCGCCGCATCGTCCTCGAAGACACCCCCGCCGGAACGATCTGGAAGGTCGAGCGCTGA
- the cysK gene encoding cysteine synthase A, giving the protein MIYDDNSLSIGRTPLVRLNRITGGAPVTMLAKVEGRNPAYSVKCRIGAAMVWDAEQRGVLGPGKEIIEPTSGNTGIALAFVAAARGYPVTLTMPETMSIERRKVLLAFGAKLVLTEGALGMKGAVARAEEIAASDPGRYVLLQQFQNPANPDIHFKTTGPEIWEDTKGAIDVLVSGIGTGGTITGVSRYIKAVKGKPIVAVGVEPVTSPVITQKLANQPLQAGRHKIQGIGAGFIPGTLDLNVVDRVEMVGDDESMEMGRRLASEEGILAGISCGAAVAAAVRLARLPEFKGKTFVVILPDSGERYLSTALYEGLVDA; this is encoded by the coding sequence GTGATCTACGACGACAACTCACTCAGCATCGGCCGTACGCCGTTGGTCAGGCTGAATCGGATCACGGGCGGCGCCCCGGTTACCATGCTGGCCAAGGTCGAGGGCCGTAACCCGGCGTACTCGGTCAAGTGCCGCATCGGGGCGGCGATGGTATGGGACGCCGAGCAACGCGGTGTGCTCGGCCCGGGCAAGGAAATCATCGAGCCGACCAGCGGCAACACCGGTATTGCTCTGGCCTTCGTGGCGGCGGCGCGTGGCTACCCGGTAACGCTGACGATGCCGGAGACGATGTCTATCGAACGGCGCAAGGTATTGCTGGCCTTCGGTGCGAAGCTGGTGTTGACCGAGGGGGCGCTCGGCATGAAGGGGGCGGTGGCCAGGGCGGAGGAGATCGCCGCCTCGGATCCGGGCCGTTACGTGTTGCTGCAGCAGTTTCAGAACCCGGCGAACCCGGACATCCACTTCAAGACGACGGGTCCGGAGATCTGGGAGGATACGAAGGGGGCGATCGACGTGCTGGTGTCGGGCATCGGCACCGGCGGCACGATCACCGGGGTGTCCAGGTACATCAAGGCCGTGAAGGGCAAACCGATCGTTGCGGTCGGAGTGGAACCGGTCACCAGTCCGGTGATCACGCAGAAGCTCGCCAACCAGCCGTTGCAGGCCGGCCGGCACAAGATTCAGGGTATCGGCGCGGGTTTCATTCCGGGCACGCTCGACCTGAACGTGGTCGACCGGGTGGAGATGGTGGGCGACGACGAGTCGATGGAGATGGGGCGCCGCCTGGCCTCCGAGGAGGGCATTCTGGCGGGGATTTCGTGCGGGGCGGCGGTGGCTGCGGCGGTGCGGCTGGCCCGGCTGCCGGAGTTCAAGGGGAAGACCTTCGTGGTGATTCTGCCCGATTCGGGCGAGCGGTACTTGAGCACGGCCCTTTACGAGGGACTAGTCGACGCCTGA